The proteins below are encoded in one region of Sporosarcina sp. FSL K6-1508:
- a CDS encoding YceG family protein translates to MIRKLILKKVEYSNWATELSKSITARPDYRVEKDSVQYSQIAARIVGAGFDETEYMIELFTVSQAPGVHVLSETLDKTMPPERFQSIQRIYDLIQEQPNLSINRFVAFLEGAQLLPKYVEDHDFNRLIRSALIEVFERFKENHAGSFHHPEFRRVFLDIIKWTWNHIDPWVKGTPIEKDVPHIIWYGDMNKSQMYFLFYVTLLGMDVVILHPEGKDEFKEIDPENKWSVLTAYPTTMPIQPFPQEEPKRQGTVAYRASKEIDHVLHHEGSAYYKPWQFRNHHPMSVTLKTTYDEIFILAKEKAFIRPNFSASGNEVKIPSLFAKISGVSTNRKDYWDKMHKLTSQPNCMIVKKFPFMQERKANNQYHYQHALGKDGRLNLEKMLKSNWWQYGYLHDGVQLGLAAAIARMCANPKMNAQPGESLEQVSLYLFTQAINLSEELPNLLQTFDYAQEIPKIVLYNNEINGVLSRADAALLLLLNEFGLDIILYNPPGHNDLEHFIEKDYFDHHLLEDMVFDLPYQEHKKDLSIVSGFLNRFFNGRD, encoded by the coding sequence ATGATAAGGAAACTGATACTTAAGAAGGTTGAGTATTCTAATTGGGCGACCGAACTGAGTAAGTCGATCACCGCCCGCCCTGATTATCGAGTTGAAAAAGACAGTGTACAATACAGTCAGATTGCTGCGCGTATTGTCGGAGCGGGGTTCGATGAAACAGAGTATATGATTGAATTATTCACAGTGAGCCAGGCACCCGGTGTCCATGTACTATCTGAAACACTTGATAAAACAATGCCGCCGGAACGCTTTCAATCGATTCAACGCATTTATGATCTTATTCAGGAACAACCGAATCTTTCGATCAACCGGTTTGTCGCCTTTTTGGAAGGCGCTCAACTGCTCCCAAAATATGTAGAAGATCATGATTTCAACAGGCTGATCCGATCAGCACTTATCGAAGTGTTTGAGCGATTCAAAGAAAATCATGCGGGTTCATTTCATCATCCGGAATTTCGGCGCGTTTTTCTCGATATTATCAAATGGACTTGGAACCATATCGATCCATGGGTGAAGGGAACACCGATTGAGAAGGATGTTCCGCATATTATTTGGTACGGGGATATGAACAAAAGCCAGATGTATTTTCTGTTTTATGTAACTTTACTAGGAATGGATGTTGTCATACTTCATCCGGAAGGAAAAGACGAGTTTAAAGAGATTGATCCGGAAAATAAATGGTCTGTACTAACGGCATACCCGACAACGATGCCTATCCAGCCTTTCCCACAAGAAGAGCCGAAACGGCAAGGGACTGTCGCATATCGTGCTTCGAAAGAAATTGATCATGTACTTCACCACGAAGGGTCCGCCTATTATAAGCCGTGGCAGTTCCGCAATCATCACCCCATGTCAGTCACGTTGAAGACAACATACGATGAGATTTTCATATTAGCGAAAGAAAAGGCATTTATACGCCCCAACTTCTCGGCAAGTGGGAATGAAGTAAAGATCCCGTCGCTATTCGCGAAGATTTCAGGCGTTTCGACAAACCGGAAAGATTATTGGGATAAAATGCATAAGCTCACAAGCCAACCAAATTGCATGATAGTGAAAAAGTTCCCTTTTATGCAGGAGAGAAAAGCGAATAACCAATATCATTACCAACACGCACTTGGTAAAGACGGTCGTTTAAACCTGGAAAAGATGTTGAAGAGCAACTGGTGGCAGTATGGTTATCTTCATGATGGCGTCCAATTGGGACTTGCAGCAGCAATTGCTCGAATGTGTGCCAATCCTAAAATGAATGCACAACCAGGGGAAAGTCTGGAACAAGTATCTCTTTACTTGTTTACCCAGGCAATAAACCTGTCGGAAGAACTACCCAACCTATTACAGACGTTTGATTATGCGCAGGAAATTCCGAAAATAGTTTTATATAATAATGAAATAAATGGCGTATTATCAAGAGCGGATGCAGCTTTATTATTACTATTAAATGAATTTGGCCTTGATATTATTTTATACAATCCACCTGGTCACAATGATTTAGAGCATTTTATCGAGAAAGATTACTTTGATCATCATTTGCTGGAAGATATGGTGTTCGATTTACCGTATCAGGAACATAAAAAGGATTTATCAATTGTAAGCGGTTTTTTAAATCGGTTTTTTAATGGAAGGGATTGA
- a CDS encoding toxic anion resistance protein produces the protein MLRHELRQDTEVQNLVRSIDTRNQTGLLEFGKEPAVEISTFADRILASMRSSSVTDSGEMLKQLGKTMDKFDKNDFDEPKGFLGKFFKRGDKLIEKVFGKYQTLGKEIEGIHIEISKYKDEMIRSTNNMDEMYDQNYNYYMALEKYVVAGQIKVEELRALVPALEQRSAGGDQLAQMELDTMNNAIQSLEERVYDLEMARMVALQTAPQLRVLQRGNTKLIGKINSAFITTIPIFKNGIIQAVAAKRQKLVADSMDELDKRTNEMLLKNSQNIARQSVEIARTAGGPSIKIETIEESWSTIVKGLEETRAIEDENKRTREDGMKRIAQLQDSMKNFGK, from the coding sequence ATGTTACGTCATGAGTTGCGACAGGATACGGAAGTGCAGAATTTAGTCCGCTCAATCGACACGAGGAATCAGACTGGATTATTGGAGTTCGGGAAAGAACCAGCTGTCGAAATTTCCACCTTTGCTGATCGCATATTGGCTTCCATGCGTTCGTCGAGTGTAACTGATTCAGGCGAGATGTTGAAACAACTTGGGAAAACGATGGATAAATTCGATAAAAATGACTTTGACGAGCCAAAAGGTTTTTTAGGCAAGTTTTTTAAACGTGGAGATAAATTAATTGAAAAAGTGTTTGGCAAGTACCAAACGCTCGGCAAGGAAATCGAAGGCATACACATCGAAATATCAAAGTATAAAGACGAAATGATTCGTTCAACAAACAATATGGATGAAATGTATGACCAAAATTATAACTATTATATGGCACTTGAAAAATATGTCGTTGCGGGGCAGATCAAAGTTGAAGAGTTGCGGGCGCTCGTTCCAGCTCTCGAACAAAGATCAGCTGGCGGTGATCAGTTAGCGCAGATGGAATTAGATACGATGAACAACGCAATTCAGTCGCTTGAAGAGCGGGTCTATGACCTTGAAATGGCGAGAATGGTCGCATTGCAGACAGCACCCCAGCTCCGTGTCCTACAACGCGGTAACACGAAACTTATTGGGAAAATTAATTCGGCATTCATTACAACAATTCCGATATTCAAAAACGGCATTATCCAAGCGGTTGCTGCGAAACGTCAAAAACTTGTAGCGGATTCTATGGACGAACTTGATAAAAGGACCAATGAAATGTTACTGAAAAACTCGCAGAATATTGCTAGACAAAGTGTGGAAATTGCCCGTACTGCGGGTGGTCCGAGTATTAAAATTGAAACGATTGAAGAAAGTTGGAGCACAATCGTGAAAGGGCTTGAGGAAACGAGAGCTATTGAAGATGAAAACAAACGCACGAGGGAAGACGGTATGAAAAGGATTGCTCAGTTACAGGACAGCATGAAAAATTTCGGTAAGTGA
- a CDS encoding TerD family protein: MTGGTGIIELKKKGQSINLTKKGNDVGEILVNLNWNQKSKVAKSSGFLSSLFGGGQKNFDLDLGCLYELNSGEKGCVQALGNAFGSLKDFPYIQLDHDDRTGASTGGENLRINGSRIKDIKRVLVYAFIYEGAANWSEAGGIVKLTYGGGEDIVVKLDEHRNGQIMCAIAMIENVQNETFSVKRLVDYFPGHAKMDQAYGWGMSWKAGSK, translated from the coding sequence GTGACTGGAGGAACCGGCATAATCGAACTGAAGAAAAAAGGACAGTCCATAAATTTAACGAAAAAAGGAAATGATGTAGGTGAGATTCTAGTTAACCTGAACTGGAATCAAAAATCCAAAGTGGCTAAAAGTAGCGGATTCCTATCCTCGCTGTTTGGTGGCGGACAGAAAAACTTTGATTTAGATCTTGGTTGCCTGTATGAATTAAATTCGGGAGAAAAGGGCTGTGTTCAGGCACTTGGTAACGCATTTGGCTCGTTGAAAGACTTTCCTTATATTCAGCTTGACCACGACGATCGTACGGGGGCTTCTACAGGCGGAGAAAATCTGCGTATCAATGGTTCACGTATTAAGGACATTAAACGAGTGCTTGTGTATGCATTCATTTATGAGGGTGCGGCAAATTGGTCAGAAGCAGGCGGTATCGTCAAGTTGACATACGGCGGTGGAGAAGATATTGTTGTCAAGCTTGATGAGCATCGCAACGGACAAATCATGTGTGCAATCGCAATGATTGAAAATGTACAAAACGAGACGTTCAGTGTCAAAAGACTTGTTGACTATTTTCCAGGGCATGCCAAGATGGACCAGGCTTATGGCTGGGGAATGAGTTGGAAGGCCGGTTCGAAGTAA
- a CDS encoding YitT family protein: MFFLEAKRIIVVIFGSLLLAISLNFFLINANVYASGFSGAAQLTSSVLNDFLGVEISTGILLLLFNIPVFILGWYKVGRGFTIYSIVSVIFVTIFLEVLPVLSLSEDIILNAVFGGVIAGVGVGISMKLGASTGGMDIIAMVLSRLQDKPIGTYFLLLNGVIIVLAGFLYEPENALYTMLALYVTTVVIDAIHTRHEKVTAMIVTQKADELQQAIHQKMVRGITILPAKGAYSKEDKNMLYLVITRYELYDLEKIISEIDPHAFTNIVQTAGVYGFFRREGDQVK, encoded by the coding sequence ATGTTTTTCTTAGAAGCAAAACGTATTATTGTCGTCATTTTTGGTTCCCTATTACTTGCAATCTCGCTTAACTTCTTTTTAATCAATGCAAATGTCTATGCCAGTGGATTTTCAGGAGCTGCACAGCTGACATCCAGTGTATTAAATGATTTCTTAGGCGTTGAAATTAGTACAGGAATACTATTGTTACTCTTCAATATTCCCGTCTTTATATTAGGGTGGTACAAAGTAGGTAGAGGATTTACGATTTATAGCATTGTTTCCGTTATTTTTGTAACAATTTTTTTAGAAGTCTTGCCTGTCCTTTCTTTATCAGAGGATATTATTCTAAATGCAGTGTTCGGTGGTGTAATTGCTGGAGTGGGTGTTGGAATCTCCATGAAACTAGGGGCATCCACCGGTGGAATGGATATTATCGCCATGGTCCTATCACGTTTACAAGATAAGCCAATCGGAACATACTTTTTACTGTTGAACGGTGTCATTATCGTCTTGGCAGGCTTTCTGTATGAACCAGAAAACGCATTGTATACGATGTTAGCTTTGTATGTGACTACAGTTGTAATCGATGCAATTCATACCCGTCATGAAAAAGTGACCGCCATGATTGTTACTCAAAAAGCGGACGAGTTACAACAGGCGATTCATCAAAAAATGGTACGTGGAATAACGATTCTTCCGGCAAAGGGTGCGTATTCGAAAGAAGATAAAAATATGTTATATCTCGTTATCACTCGTTATGAATTGTATGATTTAGAAAAAATTATTAGTGAAATAGATCCACATGCCTTTACAAATATCGTTCAAACTGCCGGAGTTTACGGGTTCTTTAGACGTGAAGGGGATCAAGTTAAGTAA
- a CDS encoding ThiF family adenylyltransferase — MNERYSRQELFAPIGQVGQKKIREARIFVLGAGALGSAGAEMLVRAGVGRITIVDRDIIEWTNLHRQQLYTEQDVIDQLPKAIAAEKRLTAINGDVAIAGTVVDVTPQNVLDLMEGHDVVLDATDNIETRLLANDAALKLGIPFFMGACVGSYGLSFPIGVQDNQPCLHCLLETLPSQTLTCDTVGVISPIVVTTAARQVADVLKYITGTSFVPKLESADLWTGDRASIEVKSMKKAACPSCSENAVYPFLTSRESMKTAVLCGRETVQLSWPESRKFELLPFAESIRGTVSKLIHNPHLVACEYNGHRIVLFRDGRMLVHGTKDIVTAKKIAAGLLG, encoded by the coding sequence TTGAACGAAAGATATTCACGGCAAGAGTTATTTGCTCCGATTGGTCAAGTCGGTCAGAAAAAGATCCGGGAGGCACGTATTTTCGTATTAGGGGCAGGGGCACTTGGCTCAGCAGGCGCTGAGATGCTCGTCCGCGCGGGCGTTGGGCGTATCACAATTGTCGATCGCGATATTATCGAGTGGACGAATCTGCATCGGCAGCAACTGTATACCGAGCAGGACGTCATTGACCAATTGCCGAAAGCCATTGCCGCAGAGAAGCGATTGACCGCTATTAATGGCGACGTCGCTATAGCTGGAACCGTTGTTGATGTGACGCCGCAAAACGTTCTCGATTTGATGGAAGGTCATGATGTAGTGTTGGATGCAACAGACAATATTGAAACGCGGCTACTTGCTAATGATGCAGCGTTAAAACTTGGCATCCCCTTTTTCATGGGTGCATGCGTCGGCAGTTATGGCCTGTCGTTCCCCATCGGTGTTCAAGACAATCAGCCTTGTCTGCATTGTTTGTTGGAGACATTACCGTCACAAACACTGACATGTGATACAGTCGGCGTCATCAGTCCGATTGTCGTGACGACAGCGGCCCGACAAGTCGCGGATGTGTTGAAATATATAACAGGAACGTCATTTGTACCAAAACTCGAATCTGCTGATTTATGGACAGGCGACCGCGCTTCAATCGAAGTTAAGAGCATGAAAAAAGCCGCATGTCCAAGCTGTTCTGAGAATGCTGTGTATCCTTTCTTAACCTCCCGTGAATCTATGAAAACGGCTGTGCTTTGCGGACGTGAAACTGTGCAACTATCATGGCCTGAGAGCAGAAAGTTTGAGCTCCTCCCTTTCGCAGAATCCATTCGCGGAACTGTTTCGAAGTTAATCCATAATCCACATCTTGTCGCTTGCGAATACAACGGTCATCGGATTGTGCTTTTCCGGGACGGTCGCATGCTTGTTCACGGAACGAAAGATATTGTGACGGCGAAAAAGATTGCTGCGGGGTTGCTTGGTTGA
- a CDS encoding thiazole synthase gives MIMLTIGNKTFNSRLLLGTGKYPSFDVQKEAVRVSESEILTFAVRRMNIFESSQPNFLEQLDLSNYTLLPNTAGAKTAEEAVRIAKLAKASGLCDMIKVEIIGCDRSLLPDPVETLRATEMLLDEGFIVLPYTSDDVVLARRLCEMGVHAIMPGASPIGSGRGILNPLNLSFIIEQSNVPVIIDAGIGSPKDAAYAMELGADGVLLNTAVSEAGDPIKMAIAMKLAIEAGRLGYEACRMPERDYAVASSPTEGLVTN, from the coding sequence ATAATTATGCTAACCATCGGAAATAAAACATTTAACTCAAGACTGCTTCTCGGAACTGGTAAATATCCATCATTTGATGTCCAAAAAGAGGCGGTACGTGTATCAGAATCGGAAATTTTAACGTTTGCAGTGAGACGCATGAATATATTTGAATCGTCACAACCGAATTTTTTAGAGCAACTTGACCTTTCAAACTATACATTGTTACCAAATACAGCTGGAGCAAAAACAGCTGAGGAAGCAGTACGCATCGCGAAACTAGCGAAAGCATCGGGGCTTTGCGACATGATAAAAGTTGAAATCATCGGCTGTGACCGTTCACTTCTTCCGGATCCAGTAGAAACGCTCCGTGCAACGGAAATGTTATTGGATGAAGGATTCATCGTGCTTCCTTATACGTCAGATGATGTTGTGCTCGCTCGCAGATTATGCGAAATGGGCGTACACGCAATCATGCCTGGTGCTTCCCCAATTGGATCAGGACGTGGTATTTTAAATCCGCTCAACTTGTCATTCATCATTGAACAATCCAATGTACCCGTCATTATCGATGCGGGGATTGGCTCACCAAAAGATGCGGCGTATGCCATGGAACTGGGTGCGGACGGGGTTTTATTGAACACGGCGGTATCAGAAGCTGGAGATCCGATTAAAATGGCAATCGCTATGAAACTGGCAATTGAAGCGGGAAGACTTGGCTATGAAGCATGCCGGATGCCAGAGCGCGATTACGCAGTTGCAAGTAGTCCTACGGAAGGACTTGTAACGAATTGA
- the thiS gene encoding sulfur carrier protein ThiS — protein MKRTIELNGSPYEMPAEVESVQGLLRHLELEERIVIIEMNRDILAKDGYDKPINDRDQIEIIHFVGGG, from the coding sequence ATGAAGCGTACAATTGAACTGAATGGCAGTCCGTATGAGATGCCCGCTGAAGTTGAAAGTGTACAGGGATTACTTAGGCATCTTGAACTTGAGGAGCGTATCGTCATCATCGAAATGAATAGAGATATTCTTGCCAAAGACGGCTATGACAAACCCATTAACGACCGGGACCAAATTGAAATCATTCATTTTGTAGGGGGAGGATAA
- the thiO gene encoding glycine oxidase ThiO, with the protein MSHNVDVAVIGGGIIGCSTAYYLAKEGLSVHLLEQNEIAQGTTKAAGGMLGAHSEYMNDTFYSFARESQALYKDFQLDTGVAIGYKPGGIIQFARSDQERITLSRWHDAHYLSAEQVGQRIPHVAPPAYGAYLFEEDAHVHPEKTCLAFCRMAQKLGVTVSEHSQADEIEEYGSNYRIETNSSVITANHVVLAGGAASARLVPRLQMTAVKGQCMQLNAMSMQLPYTLFHKGCYIIPRPDGTLVVGATMEHGISDLQTTYAGNLALNEIAEQFIPDLSRLPVVNRWAGLRPKTVDDFPYIGRIPGKENMYIAAGHFRNGILLAPATACIIRDLIIGNEVNLERINAFDPQRGIFHEAYN; encoded by the coding sequence ATGTCGCACAACGTTGACGTTGCGGTCATTGGCGGCGGAATTATCGGGTGCAGTACTGCTTACTATTTAGCGAAAGAAGGCTTATCTGTCCATCTCCTTGAACAAAACGAAATTGCGCAAGGTACCACTAAAGCAGCCGGCGGAATGCTCGGTGCACACTCTGAATACATGAACGACACATTTTATTCATTCGCCCGTGAAAGCCAAGCCCTATACAAGGATTTCCAACTAGATACAGGCGTAGCCATTGGTTATAAACCAGGCGGGATTATTCAATTTGCCCGTTCCGATCAAGAGCGAATTACGCTTTCACGTTGGCATGATGCTCATTATCTTTCAGCCGAACAAGTTGGCCAGCGTATACCCCATGTCGCTCCCCCTGCTTACGGAGCTTATCTTTTTGAAGAGGATGCCCATGTTCATCCTGAAAAGACATGTCTGGCATTTTGCAGAATGGCCCAAAAGTTGGGTGTGACTGTTTCAGAACATAGCCAAGCGGATGAAATCGAAGAATACGGCAGCAACTACCGCATTGAAACTAACTCATCCGTTATAACCGCAAATCATGTAGTTCTAGCGGGCGGGGCTGCGAGCGCAAGACTTGTGCCAAGATTGCAGATGACGGCGGTGAAAGGTCAATGTATGCAGCTTAATGCAATGAGCATGCAATTGCCTTATACACTTTTCCATAAAGGCTGTTATATCATTCCCCGCCCAGACGGAACGCTAGTCGTCGGGGCGACAATGGAACACGGGATTTCAGATTTGCAGACAACTTATGCCGGGAATCTTGCACTGAATGAGATTGCAGAACAATTCATACCTGACCTTTCTCGCCTGCCCGTTGTGAATAGATGGGCAGGGCTGCGTCCTAAAACGGTTGATGACTTCCCCTATATCGGGAGGATTCCTGGAAAAGAAAATATGTATATTGCGGCGGGCCATTTTAGGAACGGTATTTTATTGGCACCTGCAACGGCTTGTATAATTCGGGATTTGATCATCGGAAATGAAGTGAATTTAGAACGGATTAATGCATTCGATCCGCAAAGGGGGATTTTTCATGAAGCGTACAATTGA
- a CDS encoding thiamine phosphate synthase — protein sequence MKVIAVTNDRMTSQQLIDTLLTIEPFIDAIILREKSKVDAEIIDLIQMLQTAGFDKTKIIVHRRTDIASIMGIKKVQLPGNSVPLALLKNQYPDILFGRSVHSFEEAETAYKAGADWILYGHIFTTTSKDGMPPRGSEELSRITEALPIPIYAIGGIKPYHLSQLQQAGVAGISIMSAIFESDNPLAAAKIYQEASHVAQR from the coding sequence ATGAAAGTGATTGCCGTAACAAATGATCGGATGACAAGCCAGCAATTAATAGACACACTGTTAACAATCGAACCCTTTATTGACGCAATCATCTTACGTGAAAAATCGAAAGTAGATGCAGAAATCATTGATTTAATTCAAATGTTACAAACGGCAGGATTCGATAAAACCAAAATCATCGTCCATAGGCGAACAGATATCGCTTCGATTATGGGGATAAAAAAGGTTCAGCTTCCCGGAAACAGTGTGCCTCTGGCGCTACTCAAAAACCAGTATCCTGATATTTTATTCGGCAGATCCGTTCATTCCTTCGAAGAAGCGGAAACTGCCTATAAAGCCGGCGCTGACTGGATTCTCTATGGGCATATATTCACAACAACTTCCAAAGATGGCATGCCGCCGCGCGGGTCGGAAGAACTTTCTCGAATTACTGAGGCACTTCCCATTCCTATTTACGCCATCGGGGGGATTAAACCTTATCACCTTTCCCAGTTGCAACAAGCTGGTGTTGCAGGTATTTCGATAATGTCAGCCATTTTTGAAAGCGATAATCCCCTAGCTGCCGCAAAGATCTATCAGGAGGCAAGCCATGTCGCACAACGTTGA
- a CDS encoding YebC/PmpR family DNA-binding transcriptional regulator has translation MGRKWNNIKEKKASRDADTSRIYAKFGREIYVVAKQGEPDPELNQALKFVVERAKTYSVPKAIIDRAIEKAKGGSEENFDELRYEGFGPNGSMVIVDTLTNNVNRTASEVRAAFGKNGGNMGVSGSVSYMFDATAVIGLEGMSADDVLELLMDADVEVRDILDEEESVIIYAEPDQFHAVQEVLKNAGITEFNVAEITMLAQNDLTLSPEAQAQFEKMIDVLDDLEDVQQVHHNVHLDD, from the coding sequence ATGGGCCGTAAATGGAATAATATCAAAGAAAAGAAAGCGTCAAGAGATGCCGATACAAGCCGTATTTACGCAAAGTTCGGACGTGAAATTTATGTCGTGGCGAAGCAAGGCGAGCCGGATCCTGAATTGAATCAAGCGCTGAAATTTGTCGTTGAACGCGCAAAAACATACAGTGTACCAAAAGCGATTATTGACCGCGCAATTGAAAAAGCAAAAGGCGGTTCAGAAGAAAACTTTGATGAGCTGCGTTATGAAGGTTTCGGACCAAATGGCTCAATGGTTATTGTCGATACGCTGACAAACAACGTTAACCGTACTGCATCAGAAGTACGTGCCGCATTCGGTAAAAATGGCGGTAATATGGGCGTAAGCGGATCTGTATCTTATATGTTTGATGCTACTGCCGTTATCGGACTTGAAGGTATGTCAGCTGACGACGTTCTCGAACTTCTAATGGATGCAGACGTCGAAGTGCGGGATATCCTCGATGAGGAAGAGTCGGTCATCATCTATGCTGAACCAGACCAGTTCCATGCCGTTCAAGAAGTATTGAAAAATGCCGGAATTACAGAATTTAATGTCGCTGAAATAACAATGCTTGCACAAAATGACTTGACGCTTTCACCGGAAGCACAAGCTCAATTTGAAAAAATGATTGATGTCCTCGATGATTTGGAAGATGTTCAACAAGTACATCATAACGTCCACTTAGACGATTGA
- a CDS encoding phosphoribosylaminoimidazolesuccinocarboxamide synthase: MELIYKGKTKDVYKLEGNNVLLKFKDDVTGEDGVFDPGANTVGLSIEGAGQSGLRMTKYFFEKMADKDIPTHYVDANIDEVTMTVRSAKVFGKGLEVICRYRAVGSFLRRYGAYCEEGQPLDAFVEVTLKDDDRNDPPINKDGLAQLGLLTTDEYVTLEALTKEISGVVRDELAAKGLDLYDIKLEFGRDAETGNIMLIDEISGGNMRVYKDGTYIAPMDLEKLILA, encoded by the coding sequence ATGGAACTCATATATAAAGGGAAAACGAAAGACGTATATAAACTGGAGGGCAATAATGTCCTGCTGAAATTTAAAGATGATGTAACCGGAGAAGATGGGGTTTTCGATCCTGGCGCGAACACAGTCGGCTTATCGATTGAAGGTGCAGGGCAATCCGGACTTCGGATGACGAAATACTTCTTTGAAAAGATGGCGGATAAAGATATTCCCACTCATTATGTAGATGCTAATATTGATGAAGTAACGATGACAGTACGATCAGCAAAAGTGTTCGGCAAAGGCCTTGAAGTGATTTGCAGATACCGTGCGGTTGGAAGCTTCTTGCGTAGATACGGCGCATATTGTGAAGAAGGACAACCATTGGATGCCTTCGTAGAAGTCACGCTCAAAGACGATGACCGTAACGACCCGCCGATTAACAAGGATGGGCTTGCGCAACTTGGTCTATTGACGACAGATGAATACGTTACACTTGAAGCGTTGACGAAAGAAATTTCAGGCGTAGTTAGAGATGAACTTGCAGCAAAAGGTCTTGACCTGTATGATATTAAACTCGAGTTTGGACGCGACGCTGAAACAGGTAACATCATGCTAATCGACGAAATTTCGGGCGGTAATATGCGCGTCTATAAAGACGGTACATATATTGCACCAATGGATCTTGAAAAATTGATACTTGCGTAA
- a CDS encoding RrF2 family transcriptional regulator: MQMKTGVEQSVYAILMLNMLPDRAVLPGEAISQQLGTSPTYFQKLLRKLVSADLITSVPGVKGGFKLKKKPEEIRIYDIYLAVEGQQSLYSASGILDDMLDLEKEDTGCLLTDLMGEAESVWKSVLKRETIASLADGIQTERYQEKVEFLQALIREKMVL; encoded by the coding sequence ATGCAAATGAAAACAGGCGTTGAGCAATCGGTTTATGCGATTTTAATGCTTAACATGTTACCGGATAGAGCGGTACTGCCAGGAGAGGCGATTAGTCAGCAACTTGGGACCTCACCAACATATTTTCAAAAGTTGTTGAGAAAGCTGGTCAGTGCGGACTTGATTACCTCTGTGCCCGGTGTAAAAGGCGGCTTCAAATTAAAGAAAAAGCCTGAAGAAATCCGGATATACGATATTTATCTTGCAGTAGAGGGGCAGCAATCCCTTTATTCCGCGAGCGGGATTCTAGATGACATGCTTGATTTAGAAAAAGAAGATACAGGTTGTTTATTAACGGACTTAATGGGAGAAGCTGAATCGGTTTGGAAATCCGTACTAAAACGCGAAACAATCGCATCATTAGCAGATGGAATTCAAACAGAGCGTTATCAAGAAAAAGTGGAATTTCTACAAGCATTGATTCGCGAAAAAATGGTCCTGTAA